Part of the Streptomyces sp. f51 genome is shown below.
GCTCCCTGACGGCACCCCCGCTGGAACCGCAACGCTCCCGAGGCACCCTCGGGACCCCGGGTCCCCGGAGCGCCGGGCCGTCCAGCACTGATCCAGCTTCGTGACCGCGCCGGATCCGTCGGTCCGGTGGGCGGGTCCGGGTGCTCTCCTGGTCGGGCGTGAACACGTCCGGCATGCGCGGATCGCGGTCCGGCCGCGGAACCGATCGTTCCCCCACCACGCCGGGCAACCGTCACCGATCACGCAGGATGCAGCAGACTGGAACCCATGACGATTCACGAGAACCTCCTCGGGGGACCGCCCCCGACCCGTCTCCCCGACGACCCCGAGCCGCGCGAGCTCCTCGCGAACGGCACGGCCCCCGCCGATGTCGCCGCGAAGTACCCGACCTCCTCGCTCGCCTGGGCGCAGCTCGCCGACGACGCGTTCGAGCGGGGCAGCGTCGTCGAGTCGTACGCCTACGCACGTACGGGCTACCACCGCGGTCTTGACTCCCTGCGGCGCAACGGCTGGAAGGGCCACGGTCCCGTGCCCTGGGAGCACGAGCCCAACCGCGGCTTCCTGCGCGCCCTGCACGGCCTCGCCCGCGCCGCGCAGGCGATCGGCGAGCAGGAGGAGTACGAGCGCTGCTCGCAGTTCCTGAAGGACTCCTCGCCGACGGCGGCCCAGACCCTGGGCTAGGCCGCGCGCCTGTGCGGGGCCTCTCCGCGAGGCCTCCCGAAGGGGGTCCGTCTGGTGTGACCAGGCGGACCTTGCGGTTTCGGGGGACGATTGTGGAGGATGCCCGGTGGGGACCGGGGCCCCCGTGTCGGTAACGGCAGGGGCGGACCGCTACCCGGAGCACGATTCAGGGAGACAGCGATGTCCCACCAGGCTCAGCCCGCGCAGGCTCAGGAGCCCGAGACCCCGCATCTCGACTTCCAGGGCACGACCCCGTACGAGGACTACGTACAGGCGGACGTGCTCACCCACCTCCAGCACACCCTCTCCGACGACCCCGGAGAGATGGTCTTCCTGGTGACGACCCAGGTCATGGAGCTGTGGTTCACGGTCATCGTCCACGAGTGGGAGACCGCGGCCAAGGCGCTGCGCGCGGACGACATCCCCGTCGCGGTGGCCGCGCTGAAGCGGTCCGTGCGTGAGCTGGAGGCGCTCAACGCCTCCTGGCGTCCGCTCGGACAGCTCACCCCCGCGCAGTTCAACTCCTACCGCTCGGCCCTCGGCGAGGGTTCCGGCTTCCAGTCGGCGATGTACCGGCGCATGGAGTTCCTGCTCGGCGAGAAGTCCGCGTCGATGCTCGTCCCGCACCGGGGCGCGCCGCGCGTGTACGCCGAGCTGGAGAAGGCGCTGCACGAGCCGAGCCTGTACGACGAGGTGCTGCGGCTCCTCGCGCGGCGCGGCCACGCGATCCCGGCCTCGGTGCTGGACCGTGACGTGTCGCTCCGCTACGAGCCCGTGCCCGAGGTGCAGGCCGTCTGGACGTCCCTGTACTCCGGTGACGACAGCGACGAACTCGCCCGTCTGGGCGAGGCGTTGACCGATGTGGCCGAGCTGGTGTGGCGCTGGCGCAACGACCATCTCGTCGCTACCCGGCGGGCGATGGGTTCGAAGACCGGCACCGGCGGCTCCGCGGGAGTGGCCTGGCTGGAGAAGCGCGCGCAGAAGAACGTCTTCCCCGAGCTGTGGACAGCGAGGTCCTATGTCTGAGCGAGCCCACGCGTCCGCGCTCGCCGCGCGGGCGGCGGAACTGGACGCGGCCGACGAACTCGCCGCGCTGCGCAAGCGGTTCGTGCTCGACGACGTGGTGTACCTGGACGGGAACTCGCTCGGCGCGCTGTCCGTCGAGGTCCCCGGCCGGGTCGAGGACGTCGTGCGCAGGCAGTGGGGCGAACTGCGCATCCGCTCCTGGGAGGAGAGCGGCTGGTGGACCGCGCCCGAGCGGATCGGCGACAGGATCGCCCCGCTGGTCGGCGCGGCGCCCGGACAGATCGTGGTCGGCGACTCGACCAGCGTGAACGTCTTCAAGGCCCTGGTGGGAGCGGTACGGCTGGCGGGCGAGGGCCGCGACGAGATCCTCGTCGACGCGACGACGTTCCCGACGGACGGGTATATCGCCGCCTCGGCGGCACGGATGACGGGCTGTGAACTGCGCCCGGTCGACCCGGACGAGCTGTCCTCGGCGCTCGGCCCCCGTACGGCCGCGGTGCTGCTCAACCACGTCGACTACCGCACGGGCCGGTGCTACGACCTGCCCTCCCTCACCGCCGAGATCCACGCGGCGGGCGCGCTCGCCGTCTGGGACCTGTGCCACACCGCGGGCGCCCTGCCGGTCGGCCTCGACGAGCACGGGGTGGACCTGGCGGTCGGCTGCACCTACAAGTACCTGAACGGCGGCCCGGGTTCGCCCGCGTACCTCTACGTCCGCGCGGACCTCCAGGACCGTTTCGACTCCCCGCTGCCCGGCTGGAACTCGCACGCCGAGCCCTTCGCCATGAGCGCGTCGTACGAGCCGGCGCCGGGTGCGCTGCGCGGGCGGGTCGGCACACCGGACATCCTCTCGATGCTGGCCCTGGAAGCGGCGCTCGAGGTGTGGGACGGCGTCTCCGTCGAGAGCGTCCGTGCCAAGTCGCTCGCCCTGACGGACTTCTTCCTGGAGTGCGTCTCCGCGTACGTGCCCGAGGGCCGGGTCGAGTCGGTGACCCCCTTCGCCCACGCGGAACGGGGCAGCCAGGTGGCCCTGCGCTGCGTGGACGCGGGCGCCGTCATGAAGCGCCTGATCGAGCGGGGTGTCGTGGGCGACTTCCGCCACCCGGACATCCTCCGCTTCGGCTTCACCCCCCTGTACGTCGGCTTCGCGGACGCGGAACGGGCGGCGAGGATCCTGGCGGAGACGCTGGGCTGAGTTCAGCCCCGGCCGGGGACGTTTCAGCCCCTCCGGCGTTTGAGGAGCGGGGGTCCGGGGCCGGAGCCCCAGGTACGGGAAGGGTAGGGGCGGAGGGGGCGAAATCCCCTCCGCCCCTACCCGTACGCCGGATACCCGAACAGCTCGGCCCATGTCACCGGCCTGATACCGTCCCCGCAAACGGCCGAATTGTGCCCTCGCCCGCCAAATCCGTTTCACCGCTGAGAGGTTGGAGCATGCAGGACGACGCCGCATCCCGGGACGGCGACGCCGACGCCGCCGCCATCGCGCGCGACGCCGCCGAGGAGGCGTCCGCCTTCTCGCACCCGGCCGTGGACCCGGACGTCACCCTGGCCTACGGCGACCACCCCGACCAGGTGATCGACTTCTACGCCCCGCGCGATCCCGACCCGGCGGTCCCCACCCCCGTCGTGGCCGTTCTGCACGGCGGTGCCTGGCGGGCCCCGTACGACCGGCGCCACATCACCCCCTTCGCCGACTTCCTGACCCGACGCGGTTTCGCCGTGGCGAACATCGAGTACCGCCGCGGGGAGGCCCCTGCTCCTGCCGGGTCCGTGATCCCCGCGCAGAGCGGCCCCGCGGACGCCGCGGCCTCGCCCGGGACCGACGCGGCCGCCGGAGCCCCGGTGGCAGGCCGCTGGCCCGACACCTTCGACGACGTCGCGGCCGCACTCGACGCGCTGCCCGCGCTCGTCCGCCGCGCGCTCCCGCAGGCCGACCCCGCGCGCATCGTGATCACCGGCCACTCGGCGGGCGGTCACCTGGCGCTCTGGGTCGCGGCCCGTCACCTCCTGCCCGAGGACGCGCCGTGGCACACGGACCGCCCCGCACCCCTGCGCGGCGTCGTCGCCCTCGCGCCGATCGCCGACTTCGAGGTCGCGGAGAAGCTCTCCGTGTGCGGCGGCGCCTCCCGTCAACTCCTCGGCGACGAGACCACGTTCGCGGAGCGGCTGCCCTACGCCGACCCGGTGCGGCTGCTGCCCACCGGCATCGCCACCACGCTCGTCCAGGGCCGCACCGACGTCGTCGTCCCGCAGGCGGTCGCCGAGTCGTACGCGGACGCGGCGGCCAAGGCGGGCGAGGTGGTGGGGCTGACGCTGCTGGAGGACGTCGGCCACTTCCCGCTGATCGACCCGGCGGCCGACGCCTGCGCCGTGGTGGCGGAAGAGATCGCCCAACTGGCCTGGTAGCCAGGGCTTTTGCTCGACCCTGTCATACCCGTAGTACCTGAGAGGTATGTCTCGAATGGGGTCCGCAGCGGGACGCGGGCGACAGGTGACGATCCGTAATTTCCCTCCCAGCGACGCCCGATGACCGGGCGGACGGGGAGGGACGGACACCATGGATCACCGCTCCACACCGGCCACCGTGCGGAGGGGAAACGCCCCCGCGCCCCCTCACCCCCGCCCCGAAACCGACACCCCGGGCCCTGCGGGACTCGCCGGTCGGCGGCGCCGGCCGGGACTCGTCCGGCGGCTGCGGCGGGCGCTGCTCGCCGCGGTCGTCACCGCCGCCGTCGTCGTCCCGGTGTCCGCCGCCGCGCGCCCCCGGATCCCCGCACCGCCGCCCGCGGTCCTGCCACCGCCGACGGCGTCGAACCTGGAGGGGGCGTACGCGGCCAACCGGGCGGACGCCGCCGAGGCGGCCCGGATGGCCGCCGCCCACGGCGACCGCACCCGCGCCGCCGCCGACCGCGCCATGGCCGCGCCCTCCCGCCGTCTCCTCTTCTACGACGGCCGCGGTCCGGGCCGGGCCGTCGAGGTCTTCGGCGATCTCGCCCACGCCGACCGCGTGGCCGTCCTGGTCCCCGGCTCGGACACCTCTCTGGAGACCTACGACCGGTTCCGCGCCGGCGCCCTCGCTCTGCACCGGCGCCTCGGCCCGCGCGGCGCCGTCCTCGCCTGGCTCGGCTACGAGACACCCGGCACCGTCAGCACGACGGTCCTGACGCCCGGCCGTGCCGAGGAAGCCGCTCCCCTGCTGACGGCGTTCCTGCACCGACTGCGCGGAGTCGTCGGCCCGGCGGCGCACATCTCCCTGCTCTGCCACTCGTACGGCTCGGTGGTCTGCGGCCGGGCCGCCCCCGGCCTGGACGTGAGCGACCTCGTCGTCATCGGCAGTCCCGGCACCGGCGCCCCCTCGGCCGCCGCCCTGCGCACCCGGGCCCGCGTCTGGGCCGCCCGCGGCTCCGCCGACTGGGTCGCGCACGTCCCGCACACGAGCCTCGGCCTCTTCGGCACGACCGTCGGCTTCGGCACCGACCCGGTGTCCCCCGCCTTCGGCGCCCGGGTCTTCAACGCGGGCGCCGCCGGCCACAGCGACTACTTCGCGCCGGGGTCCGCATCCCTGGCCAACCTCACCCGCATCGTCCTCGGCGACACCTCGGAGGTGACCCGTGCGTGATCTGACCGGCACGCCCGCACGGAAAGGCACGCCCGGCACGCCCGCACGGAAGGGTACGAGCGGCACGCCCGCCCCGACCGGCTTACGGGCCGCGATCCGACGTATCGACCGGGCCACCCCCACGCACCGGGACCGGGCCGTCGACGCCCTGCGCGCCCTCGCGATCCTCGGCGTCGTCCTGGGCCACTGGCTGGTGACCGCGCTCGTCGCGGACGGCGGCGCCCTGCGCACGGCGAGCCCGCTGGGGTACATGCCCTGGCTGACCCCGGTGTCCTGGGCCTTCCAGACGCTCGCCGTCTTCTTCCTCGTGGGCGGCCACGTGGCGACGAGGAGCTACACGTCGGCGCGGGCCCGCGGCACGACGTACGGCCGGTGGCTGCGCGCCCGCATGGGCAGGCTGCTGCGGCCGGTGGCGGCCGTGCTGACCTTCTGGACGGTGGCGACCGCCGGCCTGCTCCTGTCCGGAGCGGACTTCCGCACGGTCCACACCCTGGTGAAACTGGCGCTGTCCCCGCTCTGGTTCCTGGTGGTCTTCGCCGGGCTGACCGCGGCGACACCCCTGCTGACCCGGCTGAACCCGCTGTGGCCGCTCGCCGTCGTCCTCCATGTGGACGTCGTCCGCTTCGGCTTCGGCGGCCCGGCCTGGCTCGGCTGGGTGAACGTCGCGGCGGGCTGGCTCGTGCCGTACACCCTGGGCGCCGCCTGGACACGCGGCGAACTGGAGCGGCGGCGTGCGGGCTGGGTGCTGTTCGGCGGCGGCGCGGTGGGCACGGCCGCCCTCGTGGCGTGGGCCGGCTATCCGGCGTCCATGGTCGGCGTCCCGGGAGCCGCGGTCTCCAACCTGGACCCGCCGACGCTGGCCGCGGTGACCTTCGGACTGGCCCAGTGCGGCCTCGCACTGCTGCTGCGCGAACCGCTGCGCCGGGGGATGCGGCGGCCCGTGCTCTGGGCCGGCATCGCCTTCGCCAACCTCTCCGCGATGACGATATTCCTCTGGCACCAGACGTCCCTGATGGCGGTGACCGCCCTCGGCCTGCTCGCGGGCCGGCTTCCCGGCCTGCACACCGTCCCCGACTCCCTGGTCTGGGTGGCCGCGCGAGCCGCCTGGCTGCCCGTCTTCGGCTGCGCCCTCACCCTGTGCTGGTTCGCCTTCAGCGTCCACGAGCGGGCACCCCGCCGCCCCGCCGGCCGCCCCTCCCGGGTGGTCCGCGTCCGGCGAACCCCCACCTCGTAGTACCTGAGACGGATCCCCGAGGACCCTCCTCGCAGGTGACGACCGCGGCCCCCGTCCGGCCTACCGTTCTGAACGTGACCGAGACGACCCAGACGCAGACGACGTCCCCGCCCCCCGGCGGCGCCGGGGCCAAGCCCCACAGCCCGGAGTACCGCCTCGCGGCGGACGCCGTGCGCGGCCTGCGGCAGGACATGTTCCACGACGCCTTCGCCTACCGCCCGCTGCCCCGCATGCGCACGGACGGCCCCATCACCCGTCGCCTGTCTCCGGGCCTGCGCAGGTACGCCGCCTGGACCCCGCACGCGGTGGTGGCCGCGCTGGGCCTGCTGGCCATGGCCGCGGGCTCCACCGCCGCCGGCGGCCCCGGCAGTGGACCGTTCGCGTCCCTGCTGTGCGGGCTCCTCGCCCTGCTCCCCGTCCTGGCGACCCTCGTCCGTCCGATCGGCGCCTTCTGGTTCTCGATCGCGGCGGTCCCGGTCGTCTCCGTCTTCGACGGCGCGTGGGGCGACTGGCCGTGGGCGCCCGGCAGCTTCGTGGCCCACGTCACCGTGCTGACGGTCGTCGCCCTGCGGTCGCGTCCTCGTGTCGCGGTCTGGATGTGGCTGCTGACCGCCGCGTACAGCCTGACGGCCGAGACCTTCTTCGGCGGGGGGTACTACAGCGCCAACTCCTTCCCGCTCCTGTTCGTGTCCGCGCTGATCCTCCTGATCGTCACGGTCAGGAACATCCGCAAGGAGGCGGCGCAGGAGGTCACGGCCCAGCAGTCGGAGACGGCACAGGAACGTTCCCGGCGCACCCTGCTCGAAGAGCGCACGACGATCGCCCGCGAACTGCACGATGTGGTGGCCCACCACATGTCGGTGGTCGCCATCCAGGCGGAGGCCGCGCCCTACCGGGTGGAGAACCCGCCCCCGGAACTGGAGCAGGCGTTCGTCACCATCCGGGAGAACGCGGTGGCGGCGCTGACCGAGCTGCGCCGGGTGCTGGGTGTCGTCAGGGCCGAGGACTACGAGGCGCCGGACGCGCCGCAGCCCACCCTCGCCGATCTGGACGGACTCCTCGCCAATGTGCGCGACGCGGGTCTGAGCGTGGAGAAGGCGGTCACCGGTGCGGTGCGCGAACTGCCGCAGGGCGTCGAGCTCTCGGCGTACCGGATCGTGCAGGAGGCTCTCAGCAACACCCTGCGGCACGCTCCGGGCGCCTCGGCCCGTGTGGAGATCGGCTATGTGCTGGGCGGACTGGGCCTGCGCATAGTCAACGGCCCCGCACCGGTGACGAACCTGGAGAAGTCGACGCACGGCGCGGGACACGGCATCACGGGCATGCGCGAGCGGGTCACCATGCTGGACGGCGAGATGACGACGGGCCCCATGGACGACGGAGGCTACGAGGTGGCGGTGTTCCTGCCGGTGCCCTCGGGGGAGGAGAGCGGATGACGGGCGGCACGAGTCGGGCGATCCGTGTGCTGATCGCCGACGACCAGATGATGGTCCGCGAGGGCTTCTCCGTCCTGCTCGGCGCCATGCCCGACATCGAGGTGGTCGGCGAGGCGGTCAACGGCAGGGAGGCCGTCGACCGGGTCCGCGAGCTGCAACCGGACGTCGTCCTGATGGACATCCGCATGCCGGAGATGAACGGCATCGACGCGACCCGGGAGATCGTCGCCGCGGACGGAGCCGCGAAGGTGCTGGTGCTCACGACGTTCGACCTCGACGAGTACGTGTACCAGGCGCTGCGCGCGGGGGCCTCCGGCTTCCTGCTCAAGGACGCCTCGGCCCGCCAGCTCGCCGACGGCGTGAGGGTCGTGTCGGCCGGGGAGGCGCTGCTCGCCCCCTCGGTCACCAAGCGGCTGATCACGGAGTTCTCCAAGCTCGCGGAGGAGCCCCGGATGTCGGCGGCGCACGGGGCGTACGGGGATCTGACCGACCGGGAGACGGAGGTGCTGGTGCTGATCGCGCAGGGGCTGTCGAACGCGGAGATCGCCGAGCGGCTCGTCGTCGCGGAGTCGACCATCAAGACCCACGTGAGCCGCATCCTGGTGAAGCTGGGGCTCCGGGACCGCACGCAGGCCGCGGTCTTCGCGTACGAGGCACGGCTGGTCACTCCCCGCTGACGGCGTCCGGCGCTCGCGGTCCGGGTCGGCCCTGGTCAGCGGGTGCCGGGCCGGGCTAGCGTCCGTTCATGGCAGCTATGGAGAGTTCGCGGGCCTTCGACCCGTGGGATCCGGCCTTCCTGGCCGACCCGTACCCGGCGTACGAGGAACTGCGCGCGCGAGGCCGGGTGCACTACTACGAGCCGACGAACCAGTGGCTGGTGCCGCACCACGCGGATGTCTCGGCACTGCTGCGGGACCGCCGGCTGGGCCGGACCTATCAGCACCGGTTCACGCACGAGGACTTCGGGCGGACGGCGCCGCCGCCAGAACACGAGCCGTTCCATGTGCTCAACGACCACGGGATGCTCGATCTGGAGCCTCCGGACCACACACGGATCCGGCGGCTGGTGTCGAAGGCGTTCACACCGCGCACGGTGGAGCGGCTGAAGCCCTATGTGGAGGGTCTGGCGGGTGAGCTGGTCGAGCGGCTGGTGGAGGCCGGCGGCGGGGACCTGCTGACCGATGTGGCGGAGCCGCTGCCGGTGTCCGTGATCGCGGAGATGCTGGGTGTCCCGGATTCCGAGCGGGCACCCTTGCGGCCCTGGTCGGCGGACATCTGCGGAATGTACGAGCTGAATCCGTCCGAGGACGTGGCACGCAGGGCGGTGCGGGCGTCGGAGGAATTCACCGAGTATCTGCGCGGGCTGATCGAGGCCCGCCGCAAGGAACCGGCGGACGACCTGATCTCGGGGCTCATCGCGGCGCACGACGAGGGCGACCGGCTCACCGAGCAGGAGATGATCTCCACCTGTGTGCTGCTGCTGAACGCGGGGCACGAGGCCACGGTCAATGCCACCGTGAACGGCTGGTGGACCCTGTTCCGTCATCCCGGGCAGCTGGCGGCCCTGCGGGCGGACCACGCGCTGATCCCCACGGCGGTGGAGGAGCTGATGCGCTACGACACCCCGCTCCAGCTCTTCGAGCGCTGGGTGCTGGACGACATCGAGATCGACGGTACGACGATTCCGCGCGGCGCCGAGATCGCCATGCTCTTCGGTTCCGCCAACCATGACGCCGAGGCGTTCGGGAACCCGCAGACGCTGGACCTGTCCCGGACGGAGAACCCGCACATCTCCTTCAGCGCCGGCATCCACTACTGCATCGGTGCTCCGCTGGCCCGGCTCGAACTGGCCGCGTCGATGACGGCGCTGCTGACCAAGGCCCCCGGCCTCAGCCTCGCCGAGGAACCGGTCCGCAAGCCGAACTTCGTGATCCGCGGCCTGGAGGGCCTGACGGTCGAGGTCTGAGGGCCGCGCCGCCGTTCACCGCCCCTGTAAAAGATCTTGACAGGGGCGGTTGACACGGCCCTGGCGGATCCGTAGAGTTCTTCGAGTTGTCGCGGGACCGGAACGGTTCTGCGACGGCACCTCCGCCGCTGTAGCGGCAATCAAACCACCAGCACGATCTCCCAGCCGGGATGAATTCGGCGTGCCCGAATTCAATTCGATTTGGGTCCGGCGGCCCGATTAGGAACTGCCGGGAAGATCCGCTAAAGTTTGAGACGTCGGAACGGCCCAACGGCCGGGAAGACAAACCCCGCTGACCGGGAGTCAGGCCCGAAAGAGTCTGATAGAGTCGGAAACGCAAGACCGAAGGGAAGCGCCCGGAGGAAAGCCCGAGAGGGTGAGTACAAAGGAAGCGTCCGTTCCTTGAGAACTCAACAGCGTGCCAAAAATCAACGCCAGATATGTTGATACCCCGTCTCCAGCCATCATGGCTGGGGCGAGGTTCCTTTGAAAAAGTCCTGCCCCTCTGGGGTAGGCGCACAGCGAGGACGCTGTGAACCGAGGGATTATTCCTCCCTCCGGTTCCGCTCTCGTGGTGTCGTCCCGATTACGGGAAAACATTCACGGAGAGTTTGATCCTGGCTCAGGACGAACGCTGGCGGCGTGCTTAACACATGCAAGTCGAACGATGAACCACTTCGGTGGGGATTAGTGGCGAACGGGTGAGTAACACGTGGGCAATCTGCCCTTCACTCCGGGACAAGCCCTGGAAACGGGGTCTAATACCGGATAACACTCCTGCCCGCATGGGTGGGGGTTAAAAGCTCCGGCGGTGAAGGATGAGCCCGCGGCCTATCAGCTTGTTGGTGAGGTAGTGGCTCACCAAGGCGACGACGGGTAGCCGGCCTGAGAGGGCGACCGGCCACACTGGGACTGAGACACGGCCCAGACTCCTACGGGAGGCAGCAGTGGGGAATATTGCACAATGGGCGAAAGCCTGATGCAGCGACGCCGCGTGAGGGATGACGGCCTTCGGGTTGTAAACCTCTTTCAGCAGGGAAGAAGCGAAAGTGACGGTACCTGCAGAAGAAGCGCCGGCTAACTACGTGCCAGCAGCCGCGGTAATACGTAGGGCGCAAGCGTTGTCCGGAATTATTGGGCGTAAAGAGCTCGTAGGCGGCTTGTCACGTCGGGTGTGAAAGCCCGGGGCTTAACCCCGGGTCTGCATTCGATACGGGCTAGCTAGAGTGTGGTAGGGGAGATCGGAATTCCTGGTGTAGCGGTGAAATGCGCAGATATCAGGAGGAACACCGGTGGCGAAGGCGGATCTCTGGGCCATTACTGACGCTGAGGAGCGAAAGCGTGGGGAGCGAACAGGATTAGATACCCTGGTAGTCCACGCCGTAAACGGTGGGAACTAGGTGTTGGCGACATTCCACGTCGTCGGTGCCGCAGCTAACGCATTAAGTTCCCCGCCTGGGGAGTACGGCCGCAAGGCTAAAACTCAAAGGAATTGACGGGGGCCCGCACAAGCAGCGGAGCATGTGGCTTAATTCG
Proteins encoded:
- a CDS encoding DUF3151 domain-containing protein, yielding MTIHENLLGGPPPTRLPDDPEPRELLANGTAPADVAAKYPTSSLAWAQLADDAFERGSVVESYAYARTGYHRGLDSLRRNGWKGHGPVPWEHEPNRGFLRALHGLARAAQAIGEQEEYERCSQFLKDSSPTAAQTLG
- a CDS encoding tryptophan 2,3-dioxygenase family protein codes for the protein MSHQAQPAQAQEPETPHLDFQGTTPYEDYVQADVLTHLQHTLSDDPGEMVFLVTTQVMELWFTVIVHEWETAAKALRADDIPVAVAALKRSVRELEALNASWRPLGQLTPAQFNSYRSALGEGSGFQSAMYRRMEFLLGEKSASMLVPHRGAPRVYAELEKALHEPSLYDEVLRLLARRGHAIPASVLDRDVSLRYEPVPEVQAVWTSLYSGDDSDELARLGEALTDVAELVWRWRNDHLVATRRAMGSKTGTGGSAGVAWLEKRAQKNVFPELWTARSYV
- the kynU gene encoding kynureninase, whose amino-acid sequence is MSERAHASALAARAAELDAADELAALRKRFVLDDVVYLDGNSLGALSVEVPGRVEDVVRRQWGELRIRSWEESGWWTAPERIGDRIAPLVGAAPGQIVVGDSTSVNVFKALVGAVRLAGEGRDEILVDATTFPTDGYIAASAARMTGCELRPVDPDELSSALGPRTAAVLLNHVDYRTGRCYDLPSLTAEIHAAGALAVWDLCHTAGALPVGLDEHGVDLAVGCTYKYLNGGPGSPAYLYVRADLQDRFDSPLPGWNSHAEPFAMSASYEPAPGALRGRVGTPDILSMLALEAALEVWDGVSVESVRAKSLALTDFFLECVSAYVPEGRVESVTPFAHAERGSQVALRCVDAGAVMKRLIERGVVGDFRHPDILRFGFTPLYVGFADAERAARILAETLG
- a CDS encoding alpha/beta hydrolase is translated as MQDDAASRDGDADAAAIARDAAEEASAFSHPAVDPDVTLAYGDHPDQVIDFYAPRDPDPAVPTPVVAVLHGGAWRAPYDRRHITPFADFLTRRGFAVANIEYRRGEAPAPAGSVIPAQSGPADAAASPGTDAAAGAPVAGRWPDTFDDVAAALDALPALVRRALPQADPARIVITGHSAGGHLALWVAARHLLPEDAPWHTDRPAPLRGVVALAPIADFEVAEKLSVCGGASRQLLGDETTFAERLPYADPVRLLPTGIATTLVQGRTDVVVPQAVAESYADAAAKAGEVVGLTLLEDVGHFPLIDPAADACAVVAEEIAQLAW
- a CDS encoding alpha/beta hydrolase, which encodes MDHRSTPATVRRGNAPAPPHPRPETDTPGPAGLAGRRRRPGLVRRLRRALLAAVVTAAVVVPVSAAARPRIPAPPPAVLPPPTASNLEGAYAANRADAAEAARMAAAHGDRTRAAADRAMAAPSRRLLFYDGRGPGRAVEVFGDLAHADRVAVLVPGSDTSLETYDRFRAGALALHRRLGPRGAVLAWLGYETPGTVSTTVLTPGRAEEAAPLLTAFLHRLRGVVGPAAHISLLCHSYGSVVCGRAAPGLDVSDLVVIGSPGTGAPSAAALRTRARVWAARGSADWVAHVPHTSLGLFGTTVGFGTDPVSPAFGARVFNAGAAGHSDYFAPGSASLANLTRIVLGDTSEVTRA
- a CDS encoding acyltransferase; the encoded protein is MRRIDRATPTHRDRAVDALRALAILGVVLGHWLVTALVADGGALRTASPLGYMPWLTPVSWAFQTLAVFFLVGGHVATRSYTSARARGTTYGRWLRARMGRLLRPVAAVLTFWTVATAGLLLSGADFRTVHTLVKLALSPLWFLVVFAGLTAATPLLTRLNPLWPLAVVLHVDVVRFGFGGPAWLGWVNVAAGWLVPYTLGAAWTRGELERRRAGWVLFGGGAVGTAALVAWAGYPASMVGVPGAAVSNLDPPTLAAVTFGLAQCGLALLLREPLRRGMRRPVLWAGIAFANLSAMTIFLWHQTSLMAVTALGLLAGRLPGLHTVPDSLVWVAARAAWLPVFGCALTLCWFAFSVHERAPRRPAGRPSRVVRVRRTPTS
- a CDS encoding histidine kinase, with the protein product MTETTQTQTTSPPPGGAGAKPHSPEYRLAADAVRGLRQDMFHDAFAYRPLPRMRTDGPITRRLSPGLRRYAAWTPHAVVAALGLLAMAAGSTAAGGPGSGPFASLLCGLLALLPVLATLVRPIGAFWFSIAAVPVVSVFDGAWGDWPWAPGSFVAHVTVLTVVALRSRPRVAVWMWLLTAAYSLTAETFFGGGYYSANSFPLLFVSALILLIVTVRNIRKEAAQEVTAQQSETAQERSRRTLLEERTTIARELHDVVAHHMSVVAIQAEAAPYRVENPPPELEQAFVTIRENAVAALTELRRVLGVVRAEDYEAPDAPQPTLADLDGLLANVRDAGLSVEKAVTGAVRELPQGVELSAYRIVQEALSNTLRHAPGASARVEIGYVLGGLGLRIVNGPAPVTNLEKSTHGAGHGITGMRERVTMLDGEMTTGPMDDGGYEVAVFLPVPSGEESG
- a CDS encoding response regulator transcription factor, with amino-acid sequence MTGGTSRAIRVLIADDQMMVREGFSVLLGAMPDIEVVGEAVNGREAVDRVRELQPDVVLMDIRMPEMNGIDATREIVAADGAAKVLVLTTFDLDEYVYQALRAGASGFLLKDASARQLADGVRVVSAGEALLAPSVTKRLITEFSKLAEEPRMSAAHGAYGDLTDRETEVLVLIAQGLSNAEIAERLVVAESTIKTHVSRILVKLGLRDRTQAAVFAYEARLVTPR
- a CDS encoding cytochrome P450 — its product is MAAMESSRAFDPWDPAFLADPYPAYEELRARGRVHYYEPTNQWLVPHHADVSALLRDRRLGRTYQHRFTHEDFGRTAPPPEHEPFHVLNDHGMLDLEPPDHTRIRRLVSKAFTPRTVERLKPYVEGLAGELVERLVEAGGGDLLTDVAEPLPVSVIAEMLGVPDSERAPLRPWSADICGMYELNPSEDVARRAVRASEEFTEYLRGLIEARRKEPADDLISGLIAAHDEGDRLTEQEMISTCVLLLNAGHEATVNATVNGWWTLFRHPGQLAALRADHALIPTAVEELMRYDTPLQLFERWVLDDIEIDGTTIPRGAEIAMLFGSANHDAEAFGNPQTLDLSRTENPHISFSAGIHYCIGAPLARLELAASMTALLTKAPGLSLAEEPVRKPNFVIRGLEGLTVEV